Proteins encoded together in one Callospermophilus lateralis isolate mCalLat2 unplaced genomic scaffold, mCalLat2.hap1 Scaffold_1661, whole genome shotgun sequence window:
- the LOC143640290 gene encoding DNA replication licensing factor MCM2-like → MGQHCGGHGVQGRSSGCDGTALEWERSAEEDEMLARFVVGSHVRHHPSNKEDGGVVNGSAPEPAMPNTYGVKPLPQEVLKKYIIYAKEKVHPKLNQMDQDKVAKMYSNLRKKSMATGSIPITVRHIDSMIRMAEAHARIHLRNYVIEDDVNMAIRVMLESFIDTQKFSVMRSMRKTFAHYLSFQRDNNELLLFILKQLVAEQVTYQHNRFGAQQDTIEVPEKDLVDKARQINIHNLSAFYDSDLFRMKKFSLDVKRKLILQQF, encoded by the exons atgggacagcactgtggtgGCCACGGAGTACAAGGCAGATCTTCTGGATGCGATGGGACAGCGCTGGAATGGgaacggagtgcagaggag GACGAGATGCTGGCCCGCTTCGTGGTGGGCAGCCACGTGCGTCATCACCCCAGCAACAAGGAGGACGGGGGCGTGGTCAACGGCAGCGCTCCGGAGCCCGCCATGCCCAACACGTACGGCGTGAAGCCGCTGCCCCAAGAAGTACTCAAGAAATACATCATCTACGCCAAGGAGAAGGTGCACCCCAAGCTCAACCAGATGGACCAGGACAAGGTGGCCAAGATGTACAGCAACCTGAGGAAGAAGTCCATG GCCACGGGCAGCATCCCCATCACCGTGCGGCACATTGATTCCATGATCCGCATGGCCGAGGCCCACGCGCGCATCCACCTGCGGAACTACGTGATCGAGGACGACGTCAACATGGCCATCCGCGTGATGCTGGAGAGCTTCATCGACACGCAGAAGTTCAGCGTGATGCGCAGCATGAGGAAG ACCTTTGCCCACTATCTTTCCTTCCAGCGCGACAACAACGAGCTGCTGCTCTTCATATTGAAGCAGTTGGTGGCCGAGCAGGTGACCTATCAGCATAACCGCTTTGGAGCCCAGCAGGACACCATCGAAGTGCCTGAGAAGGACTTGGTGGACAAG GCTCGGCAGATCAACATCCACAACCTCTCTGCCTTCTACGACAGTGACCTTTTCAGGATGAAAAAGTTCAGCCTCGACGTGAAGCGGAAATTGATCTTGCAGCAGTTCTGA